The genome window TATTGTGCAAGGATGATAAGTTAAATATATTGCAAATTCATGTTGTATCATAATGTTAAAACCTGCGGTGAGAATAAAAAAGGATAAATAGATTTACAAGTACAATTCATAAGGAGAGATTAGAAacataaaaatcaataaaaaccgTTAAAATCTCCATCATAGTAAAATGTTAGAGAGTATCAATTTTAAATagtttgctttatttttatgaTAGCCTGTTATCCACACAGTGGTCTCGATGTGTTACTCAAAGATCGATTGCTTCTGGCTCCACCCACTACCCAGGGAAAATAGCGGTAATTCCTCAATCCAGTAAATAACTTGTTGAGGAAGCACCATACGTATCACTCTTGTGATTATTTCATCCCTTTTCCAGGGGTGTAACACACTCTAATTTCAGTAGTAACATAGTTTTTATATAGTAGAGGAGGTAAGGATGGCTCCTAGACACAGAAGCAgtgaaaaacagtttaacagTTTAGAAAGACGTCAAAGATTTTGCTTTACCAAGACTTTGATGAGCCCATTTCAGCTAGACCATAATTCATGCTTTGTaccactaaaaaaacaaaacaaacaaacaaaaaaaactggtTTTCATACAAAAACCAACAAATCAAACCCTTCTCAGCCATTTGctttatttgttatttaatgTCTGGGATGATAGAGTTGTCATTGTttaaaaatggaatataatataattatatatcAATAACATGGTCAAGACTCTAAGATCCATACTTAATATGAGCCATGTATTGTCCTCTATCCTGTGCCATTATGTTtcattgtgattggttgatccgGCAATGACTCATATGACCCGTGGTATTAGGTAAGCATCATAGTTTTTATATATTCTGCTTCATTTGCCTTTCAGAGAATATGTTGGAGAATCATCATCTCTAGCACACATGCAGTCTTTATGGGGTCTGTTTGGACACTGCATTATACCCATATTGGGGCTTCTCTCTGGCTGCTTCTTTGGACCATATTCAGCTTTCTTTTTCCAGTTTTCTCTGTGACTGAAAGTGTGAAGGAAAGGGATGAGCTAAATCTAGATAAAGGTGTTATGAAAGAAGAGGAGACtatgagagagagactgagtggTTTGAGGATAGAAGGGGTGAGTGTTGTTGGTTCTAGCTTACCTCAGTGCATAAAACTGGCAGACAGTAAGCCTCTGGCCCTGCAGCTGGGAGGAGATGTTGTGATTGGAGGGCTTTTCCCTCTGCATTATGTAGCGCCTACACCACAGCACAGCTACCACAGCAAACCTCAGCTCATACCTTGCAGCGGGTAAGTATGAGGATACTGTTTTTAATCTGACATAGTcctacattaaaaaaagtcttgcATGTTTTACACAAAAAAGTTACTGAAAGCATTTCCCCTTGCTGTGATTAAATGTCAGCGTTGCTCCGACACTGTTCACATGCTCTGACTTATATTATGCTGTGATACTGTTTAATGTCTCATAATGAATTACATAGACTGAATTCAACTTCATTTAATTACCTGCAGCTTTGACCACAGAGCCTTCCGCTGGATGATGACCATGGTGTTTGCAGTGGAGGAAATTAATCACAATTCAAGCCTGTTACCAGGTGTTAAATTAGGTTACCAGGTCATGGACAGCTGTGACCATGTCCACACCAGCCTGCAAGCTCTTTTGTCTTTCCTCAGTCACTCCAAAAATAGTATGAGTGAGCTGAAACAAatggaagagactcaaaaaagATTAGATATGCCAACAGACAGGGGTATTATATTGAAGGGGGTGAagacaaagggaaaaaaaagaaagaaaaggatgCTGAGCAcagtgaaaaacacagacattgaAATTAGTAGAGCAAAACCTTACTGTTTTGACACAAATGGACATTACATAAAGGAAAATGTAACAGAGGAGCGAACAGAGAGGAGTACAAAATCTCAAACTTTGCCCAGATGTCTGGTTGATTCTCCTGTGCCTGCTGTGATCGGCCTTGCATCCTCTTCCCCTACAAGAGCCATAGCTCAAACTCTTGGCCCTTTCAACCTCCCACTggtaagaaaggaaaaaaaggcagaacatgtacagtattttattttcacatcggctctttgtttttgtagttgttgttatttattttattttgttttgttttgttttattttattttattttatcataaaacaatgttttgtttttggcttaTGTCTTATCTCTATAAAATATTAATGTCATCTTCCTATAGGTGAGTTATTTTGCCACCTGTACCTGTCTTACTGACAAGCATATGTACCCATCATTCTTGCGAACTGTGCCAAGTGATTTATTTCAAGTTAGAGGACTTGTTCAGCTGGTTACCTTCTTGGGCTGGTACTGGGTGGCCACAATAGGGACAATGGTGAGATAAGGACTTTTTATAACCCCACCATTAGTCAGCTAAGCAAACCCACATGATTTACAAAACATTTCTCTATATATTTCAGGATGACTACAGTCACTATGGCATCCAAGCATTTTCTGATCAGTTTAGACAACAAGGTGGGTGTCTGGCATTCCATCTGACCATCCCAAAATCCCCCACAGTGGCCAAGATACATGAAATGGCAGACAGACTGCAGAGTTCAACCACAAAGGTAGTGGTGGTCTTTGCCACTGAGGGACAGCTGCTGGATCTGCTCTTAGAGGTAAGTGCTCTATATCTCAGTTAATGTATATGCATAAGCATTAAATATGATAATGCAGTATTTAAAGTTACATTATGAGAATAGGTAATATAAATGTAACTATTTTCCAGCTGGCTCAAAGAAATGTTACAGGGATCCAGTGGGTAGCTAGTGAAGCCTGGGTGACCGCTAGCCTGCTGACCTCACCCCGCTTCCACCCTCTCCTAGAGGGCACGCTGGGCTTCTCCTTCCCAGGGGTCAGGATCCCCGGCTTGAAAGAATTCCTCCTGAATGTCCGTCCTTCTCCTAAACCTGGGATGGAATTTGTCAACATGTTCTGGGAAGAGCTGTTTGGTTGCAGGCTAGAGTTTAGAGGAGACAGGTCCAAAGAAAATGAAGCAGATACTATGGATAATGTTGTGGAATTGGAGGCTTTTGGTTACAAACCAGACTCTCAAAACAATTCTGGGTCCTTGGTCAGGGctattgaaggaaaaaacagcaCATTCAAAGGGTCAACCATTGAAAACTATAAAGGTGCAGCTGAAAAGCCTGTGTGCACTGGTTCAGAGGATCTGAGGTACACTGACAGTAGTTATACAGATGTATCTCAGGTCAGAATATCCTATAATGTGTATAAAGCTGTATACGCCATTGCTCATGCTCTACACACGTTACTGAATTGTGATTCTGCAGGACATAAAAACGGAATGTGTGAGACACATAAGTCATTTACGTCAAGGCAGGTGAGTTAAACcactaaaacaacaacaaaaaaatatttatgtcaTGATTTTAATTTGTCCTGTTTTTGTATCATTCCTTTGGCTTTttattctctgtttttttctctccctcattTAATACAGTTGCTGCATCATCTAAAAACTGTGAATTTTACAAACCAGTTTGAGGAGAAGGTATATTTTGACTCCAATGGAGAGCCAGTCCCTCTCTATGACATCATTAACTGGCAGAAGGACAAGGGTGAAATTAGGTGGAATATTATATTTCAATGCACAGGAATACACGTTTCTCTTTACAAAATCCTAACTGAGAAGCGTTATGTTTAATGTGGCTTTTTAAGCATTCAGCTGAGttatgatggaaaaaaaagtgtcacaCATAAGGTTTGGACTGATTTTAAAAGAATTTCATGCCATATTTAGATTCATCAAAGTGGGAAGCTATGACGGTTCCGCAGCATTGAGACAACAGTTGCAGATAGAGCAGAGCACCATTGTGTGGACAAAAGGACAGTCACAGGTAGGTCATATGTCAAGTAAAGTGATTTCATATTTGTCTTTAAAATGATTTAGTTCTCTTTACATGATAGAACATTTTAAGTGTTACCTGATGTTCTAAAGCTATTGTCAAacaaatatgaatatttgtTCCACCAAGCATCTAGTCTAAAGTAAAGCAAATCTTGGAAGGTAATTTAACACCTTTATTTGTTCAGGTGCCTGTTTCTCAGTGTAGTGTTCCATGCTCCCCTGGTAGCAGGCAGGCCAGACGTCCAGGAGAGCCCCACTGCTGCTTTGATTGTTTGCCCTGCGCTGATGGAGAAATCAGCAACCACACTGGTAGCCCATGCATCTTTTGAGTATTTGTATATTCTAACTTCTCTCAGAAACAAAGGTCTCAATATTGTAACCCTATTTCTATTAGCACAGAGGGAGCCCTCCACTGGACTGTATGGGTAATATTACTCTAATCACAGCCACatatttacacacagagaaaagacaATTAGAACGAGCCCATCCAAACATGTGCGGACCCCTCATTAGCCAGTGGCGTAGGAGCAACACAACTTTTAGGTGGGGGACTCTGTctgtgctaatagaactagggttacaatatcataaccctttttttatttcacacagGCTCCACTTTCTACTGGACACTATGGGAGCACATTAAATGAAAGCTCTGTCATGACATAACATAGACCCAGCCACACTGATCCTGAATGGCTCAAGGTAAATTGCCGTAGcccacctacagtacaggccaaaagtttggacacaccttctcattcaatgcgttttctttattttcatgactatttacattgtagattctcactgaaggcatcaaaactatgaatgaacacatgtggagttatgtacttaacaaaaaaaggtgaaataactgaaaacatgttttatattcaagtttcttcaaaatagccaccctttgctctgattactgctttgcacactcttggcattctctccatgagcttcaagaggtagtcacctgaaatggtttccacttcacaggtgtgccttatcagggttaattagtggaatttcttgctttatcaatggggttgggaccatcagttgtgttgtgcagaagtcaggttaatacacagccgacagccctattggacaactgttaaaattcgtattatggcaagaaccaatcagctaactaaagaaaaacgagtggccatcattactttaagaaatgaaggtcagtcagtccggaaaattgcaaaaactttaaatgtgtccccaagtggagtcgcaaaaaccatcaagcgctacaacgaaactggcacacatgaggaccgacccaggaaaggaagaccaagagtcacctctgcttctgaggataagttcatccgagtcaccagcctcagaaatcgcaagttaacagcagctcagatcagagaccagatgaatgccacacagagttctagcagcagacccatctctagaacaactgttaagaggagactgcgccaatcaggccttcatggtcaaacagctgctaggaaaccactgctaaggagaggcaacaagcagaagagatttgtttgggccaagaaacacaaggaatggacattagaccagtggaaatctgtgctttggtctgatgagtccaaatttgagatctttggttccaaccgccgtgtctttgtgagatgcagaaaaggtgaacggatggattccacatgcctggttcccactgtgaagcatggaggaggaggtgtgatggtgtgggggtgttttgctggtgacactgttggggatttattcaaaattgaaggcacactgaaccagcatggctaccacagcatcctgcagcgacatgccatcccatccggtttgcgtttagttggacgatcatttatttttcaacaggacaatgaccccaaacacacctccaggctgtgtaagggctatttgaccaagaaggagagtgatggagtgctgcggcagatgacctggcctccacagtcaccggacctgaacccaatcgagatggtttggggtgagctggaccgcagagtgaaggcaaaggggccaacaagtgctaaacacctctgggaactccttcaagactgttggaaaaccatttcaggtgactacctcttgaagctcatggagagaatgccaagagtgtgcaaagcagtaatcagagcaaagggtggctattttgaagaaactcgaatataaaacatgttttcagttatttcacctttttttgttaagtacataactccacatgtgttcattcatagttttgatgccttcagtgagaatctacaatgtaaatggtcatgaaaataaagaaaacgcattgaatgagaaggtgtgtccaaacttttggcctgtactgtacttcttCAGGCTGCCGCAGCGAAGAAGTAGGGGTCCCCAGCCAACCCAGGTTTTAAGCAACTAGGTTGAGCTTTGGCCTAACCTTGCAGGggtttaaagaaaaacaatagaCACCCCGCACACCACACTTCCCAGATCATCAAGGAAcacagaaacatgttgatgtATCATGCCCAGAGAGGAGTCAGGTGCAACACCCAATCCTTTCACCCATCCTGTATTGTTCCAGCAAGCAACAGACCCTGAAAAGTTGCTTCACATGTCCAAGAGATTTGATCATATGAAGGGGTAGGATAGCGTAGACTGCAACGCCGCAGTACATAGATCATCAACTCTCATTCTGCTTAAGAAGGCCGCCGACACTGCCACAACACGTGAAATGTGCGAGGAACACAGTGGGAGggtccctgtctgtctgtaggtTTCAGAGATGCACTCACATAGCCATCTCGCAAAGCATTTGTTGAGTAGGACCTTTCTGCTCCAAAAACGCTGTTCAGTTCATCTGATGGGGGCTATGCGTTCAACTTAACAAGCCGACACATGAACTAGGCAGAGCAGATGCAATTTTGCCTCCCTGTCCCCGTCATAGAGTGGAGGACAAAACGCATCTGACTGTATCACTCTCAACCTAGACAAAGTCCTTATGTCCTTGGGAACAAGAGAGGGATTTGGTCTGAGAGACGCCCCACTGCAGTCACCATTAAGCAGTGAGCAACTGAGGTGCATCGATAGTTGACACACTCTCTTAGCTGAGGTCAACACAGGCAGCAAAGCTGTCTTAAATGACAACACCTTCTGAGAGGAGTGCTCCAGAGACTCAACAGGATCCTTCATCAGGGCCTTGATCACCAATGGCAGGTCCCATTGCAGGGAGGAGGCACCAGCATTGGAAACCCAACCACTTTGCCTTGTAACAGGCAGTGGTGGACCCCACTCTCACTGCCTGGATGGTCTGCATAACCTGCATAGACAATCCAGCCTCCTCAGCCTGTCTCCCTCAGGAGCTGCACCTGAAGAGGTTGATCCAGAGTGGGCAACATGCCTATTGAACCCATCTCCTCAGACAGAGCCCACCAGAACTAGCGGATGGTCCAGGGCTGGGCCACCACCATTTGAGAGGAGTATTACTCATGAGTCAAGTAGAGGGCAAAGCCTGTGTGAGACAGAAAAAGGGCagccaaaaccaaaaatacattgCACAACTGCAGAGTCATCAAGACATGTTATGTGAATCCAAAATATTGTGCAGATTTTTAattgtgtgcatttgtgcagTGTGAATCTACTGTATCTGTGTCTCCAAAGGTTCCACAGAGTGCACAAAATGTCCTGAATACCACTGGTCAGACAAAGACAAGGTGAAATGTGTGGCCGGGATTGAAGAGTTCCTGTC of Epinephelus lanceolatus isolate andai-2023 chromosome 4, ASM4190304v1, whole genome shotgun sequence contains these proteins:
- the olfcu1 gene encoding olfactory receptor CU1 — encoded protein: MMTMVFAVEEINHNSSLLPGVKLGYQVMDSCDHVHTSLQALLSFLSHSKNKERTERSTKSQTLPRCLVDSPVPAVIGLASSSPTRAIAQTLGPFNLPLVSYFATCTCLTDKHMYPSFLRTVPSDLFQVRGLVQLVTFLGWYWVATIGTMDDYSHYGIQAFSDQFRQQGGCLAFHLTIPKSPTVAKIHEMADRLQSSTTKVVVVFATEGQLLDLLLEGTLGFSFPGVRIPGLKEFLLNVRPSPKPGMEFVNMFWEELFGCRLDTFKGSTIENYKGAAEKPVCTGSEDLRYTDSSYTDVSQVRISYNVYKAVYAIAHALHTLLNCDSAGHKNGMCETHKSFTSRQLLHHLKTVNFTNQFEEKVYFDSNGEPVPLYDIINWQKDKGEIRFIKVGSYDGSAALRQQLQIEQSTIVWTKGQSQVPVSQCSVPCSPGSRQARRPGEPHCCFDCLPCADGEISNHTGSTECTKCPEYHWSDKDKVKCVAGIEEFLSFHDTMGYILVTLTLLGVVLTAIITAVFHRFRSTPIVKANNSEISFLLLLSLKLCFLCSLVFIGQPSVWTCRLRQAAFGISFALCLSCLLVKTIVVLLAFRSNVPGSRALKLFGPSQQRMLILCTTAPQVCLCASWILGAPPFPFRNPNYQASTGKIVVECKEPWPPGFYLVLGYIGLMAFVCLLLAFLGRKLPDRFNEAKLITFSMLIFWAVWISFIPAYVSSPGKFTVAVEVFAILASSFGLLLCIFVPKCYIILFQPERNVKKGMTGKYHTQT